The nucleotide window TGAAGCTTTAGAAAATAAAAAACCAGATTTAAAAATATTTGAGTATAAAGATGGTGTTTTAATAAAAGCTGTTGACGCTCTGTTAAATTTAACAGATGCAGATGGAGAGTTCTTTCCTTTAAATGATGGTCAAAAAGGGATGTCTTATTACACTTCATCTTTAGTCTCTGCAGTAGATATTGCTTATTATTATGGTTCTCAAGATGCTAGATTATTGTCTGTTGCAAAAAATCAGGGAACAGTTCAATTAGATGCAACAGGTTTAAAAGTTGCACAAGATTTAAATGCAAATAAAGAACAACCTTTTGTAAAAGAATCTATGATGTTATCAGATGGTTCTAAAGGAGATGAAGGTGGAATAGGAATTTTACGTTATAATAATCAAGAAGAAACATTAGCTTTAGTATATAAATATGCTGCCCAAGGTTTAAGTCATGGGCATTATGATAAGTTATCATTTTCACTTTACGAAAATGGAGATGAGGTTTTACAAGATTATGGATTATCGCGTTTTGTGAATGTTGAACAAAAAAATGGTGGAGGTTATTTGAAAGAGAATAAAACTTATGCCAAACATACAATAGCTCATAATACTGTTGTTCAAAATGGTGTTTCACATTACAAATATGATTTTGAAACTGGGAGCAAAAACCATCCAGAACAATTTATTTTTGATGCATCAGATAAAAGTTTTCAAATTGTAAGTGCAAAAGAAAAAAATGCATACCCAGGTAGTGAGATGCACAGAACTTTAATTATGATTAAAGATGATGCAATCGAAAAACCATTTATTGTAGATATTTTTAATTTACAGGCTAATGCAAAAAATCAATACGATTTACCTTTTCATTATTTTGGACAAATCATAGCAACTAGTTTTGAGTATTCTGTACCAAAATCATTATCAACATTAGGAGATAAATATGGTTACAATCATATTTGGAAAGAAGGTAATGGCACTGCAAATGCAGAAAGTATTCAATTTACGTGGTTAGATAATAGAAGGTTTTATACGTTAACGTCTGCTACAGATAAAAAGGATGAGATCATTTTAGCCAGAGTTGGTGCTAATGATCCTAAATTTAATTTGCGCAAAGACCCATCAGTTATTATTAGAAAGAACAATACTCAAAACACAACATTTGCTTCTATAATAGAATCTCATGGAACCTACAATCCTGTAAAAGAAGTAGCAGCAAATGCTTATAGTAATTTTTCAAAAATAGAAGTAATTTCTAGTGATGAAGACTACACAGCTATAAAAATAGTATTCAAAAATGGAAGAGAAAAAAATCTAATTTTAGCTAATAAAGATAGCAATCAAACAACAGCACATAATTTTAAATTAGAAGATAAAAACGTAAACTGGAAAGGAGTTTACTATTACAAATAATTAAACAATAATAAAATGAAAAGATTTAGTGACAAGTACATCATAGCCAATAAATTAGAATGGGAAGAACTTGGTGGAGGTGTATCAAGAAAATTCTTAGGTTATGACAATCAAATTATGATGGTTAGTGTAAAGTTCGAAAAGGGTGCTTTAGGTTCACCTCACCAACATTTTCATACACAAGCAACATATTGTGTTTCAGGTAAGTTCGAATTTGAAATTGATGGTGTAAAACAAATTGTAGAAGCAGGAGATGGTGTTTACATAGAACCTAACTTACTGCATAGTGCAATCTGTTTAGAAGAAGGGCAATTGATAGATACTTTTAGCCCAGTAAGAGAAGATTTTTTAACTGGTGATGGACCTTCGTATTTTGGAGATAAGGATAAGTAGATAAAACCAAATCAGTTTATTACAAAAAATATCGTATTGAATTATTTAAACTTCAAATACGATATTTTTTTTGTCTAAAAATTAACAAATTACCATTTAATTAACCTTTTTTTAAGAAATTACTTGGTAAGTCGCAAAAAAAGATATATGTTTGGTAAACCAGTTTGGTAAACCAGTTTTTAAGGTTTGTGTAACTGGAATTTAAAATAAGTTTAGATATTCTGTGAATCAATTCATTAGAATATATTTTAATCCAAATAATTCAATACATTGACTATGAAT belongs to Polaribacter dokdonensis and includes:
- a CDS encoding alginate lyase family protein → MLKIAKLFILSILFISCSNNKDSVDVTDSGNHPNLILTSQAVSEIKSQLGAIPIFDETLALAKEEVDAAIEKGIDVPMPKDMAGGYTHTQHKLNYANMQKAGVLFQLLEDEKYAIFVRDMLLEYAKIFPTFDTHPEPRSYATGKFFWQCLNDSNWLVYTSQAYDCIYDWLPKDQTEYLNKNLFRPYADFLSVKNPKYFNRVHNHSTWGNVAVGMIGLVMDDEELINRSLYGLDKGDVDLNEKDNDGGFIYDKEGKAGFLANVDSPFSPDGFYTEGPYYQRYAMYPFLIFAEALENKKPDLKIFEYKDGVLIKAVDALLNLTDADGEFFPLNDGQKGMSYYTSSLVSAVDIAYYYGSQDARLLSVAKNQGTVQLDATGLKVAQDLNANKEQPFVKESMMLSDGSKGDEGGIGILRYNNQEETLALVYKYAAQGLSHGHYDKLSFSLYENGDEVLQDYGLSRFVNVEQKNGGGYLKENKTYAKHTIAHNTVVQNGVSHYKYDFETGSKNHPEQFIFDASDKSFQIVSAKEKNAYPGSEMHRTLIMIKDDAIEKPFIVDIFNLQANAKNQYDLPFHYFGQIIATSFEYSVPKSLSTLGDKYGYNHIWKEGNGTANAESIQFTWLDNRRFYTLTSATDKKDEIILARVGANDPKFNLRKDPSVIIRKNNTQNTTFASIIESHGTYNPVKEVAANAYSNFSKIEVISSDEDYTAIKIVFKNGREKNLILANKDSNQTTAHNFKLEDKNVNWKGVYYYK
- a CDS encoding cupin domain-containing protein; amino-acid sequence: MKRFSDKYIIANKLEWEELGGGVSRKFLGYDNQIMMVSVKFEKGALGSPHQHFHTQATYCVSGKFEFEIDGVKQIVEAGDGVYIEPNLLHSAICLEEGQLIDTFSPVREDFLTGDGPSYFGDKDK